One genomic window of Paenisporosarcina antarctica includes the following:
- a CDS encoding transposase — translation MENCFIYPYNNGRIEGINNKINVLNRVAYGYRNFHNYKNRIILHFKL, via the coding sequence ATAGAAAACTGCTTTATTTACCCTTACAATAACGGAAGAATTGAAGGGATTAACAATAAAATCAACGTATTGAATCGTGTCGCGTATGGATATAGAAATTTCCATAATTACAAAAACCGTATTATTTTACACTTTAAATTATGA
- a CDS encoding transposase, whose product MGNINVETVTIYMNTGYVSVFKELFPQAKIIFDPFHLVQLMNRSMNKCRITIMNKLKKYPLDNRKKCRRLKRYWKLLLKKESEL is encoded by the coding sequence ATAGGAAACATAAATGTAGAGACGGTAACGATTTATATGAATACGGGCTATGTGAGTGTCTTCAAAGAGTTATTTCCGCAAGCGAAGATTATCTTTGACCCATTTCATCTAGTTCAATTAATGAATCGCTCTATGAATAAATGTCGTATTACTATCATGAATAAACTTAAAAAATATCCTCTTGATAATAGGAAGAAATGCCGTCGCCTGAAGCGTTACTGGAAGCTACTCCTTAAAAAAGAATCTGAACTATGA
- a CDS encoding ABC transporter ATP-binding protein produces MLRLSNIEVVYSKIILVVKGMSLEVPDGKIVALLGSNGAGKSTTLKAISGLLSKEGGQVTDGVIEFQGEKINGIDPDRIVRNGIFQCIEGRRVFKHLSVEENLMAGAYTRKDRNNLKDDIDRVYHYFPKLKALRNKASGLLSGGEQQMLAIGRGIMAKPKLLLLDEPSLGIAPLLVKEIFQNIKQINKDEGMSILVVEQNANVALSIADYGYIMENGRIALEGPVESLLANEEVREFYLGMSDKGRKSFREGKSYKKHVRYV; encoded by the coding sequence ATGCTCCGTCTTAGTAATATCGAAGTTGTTTATTCGAAAATTATTCTCGTAGTAAAAGGAATGTCACTTGAAGTTCCTGATGGTAAAATTGTTGCTCTTTTAGGTAGTAATGGAGCGGGGAAATCAACAACGTTAAAAGCGATTTCCGGTTTGTTAAGTAAAGAAGGCGGACAAGTTACAGATGGTGTAATAGAGTTTCAGGGCGAAAAAATTAATGGAATTGACCCAGATCGAATTGTAAGAAATGGTATTTTTCAATGTATTGAAGGTAGAAGAGTTTTTAAACATTTAAGTGTAGAAGAAAACCTGATGGCAGGTGCTTATACAAGAAAAGACCGAAACAATCTTAAGGATGATATAGATAGAGTTTACCATTATTTCCCTAAATTAAAAGCATTAAGAAATAAAGCATCGGGCTTATTATCTGGTGGAGAACAGCAAATGCTAGCCATTGGAAGAGGCATTATGGCCAAACCGAAATTGCTTCTATTAGATGAACCGTCTCTTGGAATTGCACCTTTACTTGTAAAAGAAATTTTCCAAAACATTAAACAAATAAATAAGGATGAGGGTATGTCTATTCTTGTCGTTGAACAAAATGCTAATGTTGCGTTATCCATAGCTGATTACGGTTATATTATGGAGAATGGACGAATTGCACTAGAAGGACCAGTCGAATCATTATTGGCGAATGAAGAAGTGCGTGAATTTTATCTTGGTATGAGTGATAAAGGGAGAAAGAGTTTCCGTGAAGGAAAATCTTATAAAAAGCATGTTCGTTACGTCTAA
- a CDS encoding ABC transporter substrate-binding protein: protein MSIFYSWKKLSLTFVSLILLMGVLAACGDGDSETGGESSGDKVIKLGGLFDESGATGDVGAPYAEGERAFFENLNSKGGIDGYKVDFIGEDYAYDTSRAQQVYQGLRDRHEVVAVLGWGTADTEALRKQIINDKIPFFSASYSENLKDTGNESGYNYLTAASYSDQGRAILDWIEENHKGESPARVALVYHKGHPFSESPIQDIKDYAKENLDGVVEITPDVLIELGDTDPLTTLQSWSRSNEEPDYTIINYTWGQTRNVVRDAKSLGWKTQFMGLNWTAGEGLIPAGADNQQWVDVLDGFIGVVTHAFPTEDLPGMEPIVEYLDSKGKTVEDINQKFVQGWATASIMAEAMKIAIAETDGDVTGTDMKAAIESIQDFELHGLGADVSFSPDNQAGTDKIRLGQLKDGEWEIITEYFGISDK from the coding sequence TTGTCAATATTTTATAGTTGGAAGAAGCTAAGCTTGACGTTTGTAAGTCTAATACTTTTGATGGGTGTTCTAGCAGCTTGTGGCGATGGAGACTCAGAGACTGGTGGCGAATCATCAGGAGATAAAGTTATTAAGTTAGGTGGACTATTTGATGAGTCAGGTGCTACTGGTGATGTAGGAGCTCCATATGCAGAAGGAGAAAGAGCATTTTTTGAAAACTTAAATTCTAAGGGTGGAATTGATGGCTATAAAGTTGACTTTATTGGTGAAGATTACGCCTACGATACTAGTCGAGCTCAACAAGTTTATCAAGGATTAAGAGATCGACATGAAGTGGTGGCTGTTCTTGGATGGGGTACTGCGGATACAGAAGCACTTAGAAAACAAATCATTAATGACAAAATACCATTTTTCTCAGCATCGTATTCTGAAAACTTAAAAGATACAGGAAATGAAAGTGGTTATAACTATCTAACTGCAGCAAGTTATTCTGATCAAGGTCGTGCAATACTTGATTGGATTGAAGAAAATCATAAAGGTGAATCACCTGCAAGAGTGGCGTTAGTTTATCATAAAGGGCATCCTTTCTCTGAATCACCGATTCAAGATATTAAAGACTATGCTAAAGAAAATCTAGATGGTGTAGTAGAAATTACGCCGGATGTATTAATTGAACTTGGTGATACAGATCCTCTAACAACACTTCAGTCTTGGTCAAGAAGCAATGAGGAACCGGACTATACAATTATTAACTATACATGGGGTCAAACAAGAAATGTTGTACGTGATGCGAAATCATTAGGCTGGAAAACACAATTTATGGGGTTAAACTGGACTGCAGGAGAAGGATTGATACCTGCTGGAGCAGACAACCAACAATGGGTTGATGTATTAGATGGCTTTATTGGTGTAGTAACACATGCATTCCCAACTGAAGATCTTCCAGGTATGGAGCCAATTGTTGAGTATTTAGATTCAAAAGGTAAAACAGTTGAAGATATTAACCAAAAATTCGTTCAAGGTTGGGCAACGGCAAGTATTATGGCTGAAGCGATGAAAATTGCAATAGCTGAAACTGATGGTGATGTTACAGGTACAGATATGAAAGCAGCAATTGAATCAATTCAAGATTTCGAATTACATGGTTTAGGAGCAGATGTTTCTTTCTCACCTGATAATCAAGCTGGTACTGATAAAATTCGTTTAGGTCAACTTAAAGATGGTGAGTGGGAAATCATTACAGAATACTTTGGTATTAGCGACAAATAA
- a CDS encoding branched-chain amino acid ABC transporter permease, translating to MKNPFVMECGNYKTSYSKDMELFRVRRVKIRMLIIVILLFLFPLFASNYVIGLATLCAIAVIGAIGLNILTGFTGQISVGVGAFLAVGGYTSAIFTTTYGLSFWISLPLAGLITAIIGGMFGIPSLRLKGLYLAIATLAAQVIILWIISSWSVTGGGAGMVLERPAIGGFSFYDQNSYYYLCLIVAVFTTIYALNLFRTRTGRAFLAVRDRDVAAQIMGINLFSYKVMSFAISSFIVGIAGALLAHYTMIVTVELYSIQVSIQYLAMILIGGLGSVFGAILGAVFITLLPVGLGYMVEYLTIFIPDAHSLLSSFREVVFGLVIILFLIFEPGGLVHIWNNIKNYFRLWPFSTKE from the coding sequence ATGAAGAATCCATTTGTAATGGAATGCGGAAATTACAAGACAAGTTATAGTAAAGACATGGAATTATTTCGCGTTCGACGTGTGAAAATAAGGATGTTAATTATCGTCATATTGCTGTTTTTATTTCCACTATTTGCTTCTAATTATGTTATTGGTTTAGCTACACTATGTGCTATCGCAGTAATTGGCGCTATAGGGCTAAATATTTTAACTGGTTTTACAGGACAAATTTCAGTAGGTGTAGGAGCATTCTTAGCTGTTGGTGGTTATACTTCTGCCATATTTACAACGACATATGGTTTGAGCTTTTGGATATCACTGCCACTCGCTGGATTAATCACTGCAATCATCGGTGGTATGTTCGGTATACCATCGCTTAGACTTAAAGGTTTATATTTAGCTATTGCCACATTGGCAGCTCAAGTTATTATTCTTTGGATTATTAGTAGTTGGAGTGTAACTGGTGGTGGGGCAGGAATGGTATTGGAACGTCCGGCAATTGGAGGATTTTCGTTTTATGACCAGAACAGTTACTACTATCTGTGTTTGATCGTCGCAGTATTTACTACGATTTATGCACTTAATTTATTTAGAACACGTACAGGACGTGCATTCTTAGCTGTACGTGACAGAGATGTTGCAGCTCAAATTATGGGAATTAACTTATTTAGTTATAAAGTTATGTCATTTGCTATTAGTTCTTTCATTGTGGGAATTGCGGGAGCATTACTTGCTCATTACACAATGATTGTCACTGTAGAACTTTATAGTATTCAAGTTTCTATTCAATACTTAGCTATGATTTTAATCGGTGGATTAGGTAGTGTGTTTGGTGCCATATTAGGTGCCGTATTTATTACTTTATTACCAGTAGGGCTAGGTTACATGGTAGAGTATCTAACTATATTTATTCCAGATGCTCATTCGTTACTTTCATCATTCCGTGAAGTTGTTTTCGGATTAGTCATCATATTATTTTTAATCTTTGAACCAGGTGGTTTAGTTCACATTTGGAATAATATTAAAAACTACTTCCGGTTATGGCCATTTTCTACTAAAGAATAA
- a CDS encoding branched-chain amino acid ABC transporter permease: MTFFLQMLITGVVVGSIYSLVALGFVLIYKASDALNFANGEFVLIGSYICLTLVAVYKIPFLIAFVLTLVFNALLGMAVEKVVLRPLTNAPVISVIMATIGLASLLGGIVHMIWGHQTKSFPPIFSSELIRIGDIIISPIYMWSFIIVMILLAIFTLFFKFSKMGLAMRAVADDQMAALSMGISVKSVYAITWGIAALVAAVGGILLGNINGVDASMTVIGLTVLPVVILGGLDSIPGAIVGGFIIGILQSLSVGYLQPIIGGGIKEVIPFIVVIIILMIKPYGLFGKGGIERV; encoded by the coding sequence ATGACATTTTTCTTGCAAATGCTTATAACAGGCGTTGTTGTTGGTAGTATTTACTCGTTAGTTGCTCTAGGATTTGTTCTTATCTATAAAGCAAGTGATGCCTTAAACTTTGCAAATGGAGAATTTGTTTTAATTGGATCCTACATTTGTCTTACATTAGTTGCTGTTTATAAAATACCATTTCTAATTGCATTTGTACTAACACTTGTGTTCAATGCCTTGTTAGGAATGGCGGTTGAAAAAGTGGTTCTAAGGCCATTAACAAATGCACCAGTAATATCGGTCATTATGGCTACGATTGGGTTAGCTAGTTTGCTCGGTGGTATTGTCCATATGATTTGGGGACACCAAACAAAATCATTCCCACCTATCTTTTCGTCTGAACTAATTCGAATTGGGGATATTATCATCTCACCAATCTATATGTGGTCTTTCATTATTGTCATGATCTTACTTGCAATATTCACATTATTCTTTAAGTTTTCTAAAATGGGACTTGCTATGCGTGCTGTAGCAGATGACCAAATGGCAGCGCTATCTATGGGGATTAGTGTTAAATCGGTATATGCCATCACATGGGGAATCGCTGCACTTGTAGCCGCAGTAGGTGGGATTCTATTAGGAAATATCAATGGTGTAGATGCTTCTATGACAGTGATTGGTCTAACTGTACTTCCTGTTGTTATTTTAGGTGGATTAGATAGCATTCCAGGTGCTATTGTTGGAGGCTTTATAATTGGTATTTTGCAAAGTTTATCAGTAGGTTATCTCCAACCAATTATTGGTGGAGGGATAAAGGAAGTAATACCATTTATCGTTGTAATCATTATTTTAATGATTAAACCATACGGTCTATTTGGTAAAGGTGGAATTGAAAGGGTGTGA